A stretch of Campylobacter volucris DNA encodes these proteins:
- the petA gene encoding ubiquinol-cytochrome c reductase iron-sulfur subunit, whose protein sequence is MATSESRRSFMGFAFGTVAAVGGAFSLVAMKKTWDPLPSVKAAGVTTVDLSGMKEGELRTIEWRKKPIFILKKDADMAKDSKRDVVVGDVAYTVVIGLCTHLGCIPAYAPSEKLFKCACHGGEFDTSGKNVFGPPPRPLDIPPFRIEGTKLVLGEEGPEYKKMMEEA, encoded by the coding sequence ATGGCTACATCTGAGAGCAGGCGAAGCTTTATGGGATTTGCCTTTGGAACGGTAGCTGCTGTAGGTGGTGCTTTTTCATTGGTTGCAATGAAAAAAACTTGGGATCCACTTCCAAGTGTTAAGGCAGCAGGAGTTACAACTGTAGATCTTTCGGGTATGAAAGAAGGAGAATTAAGAACGATAGAATGGCGTAAAAAACCAATTTTTATTCTCAAAAAAGATGCAGATATGGCAAAAGATAGCAAGAGAGATGTGGTTGTAGGCGATGTTGCTTACACTGTTGTTATCGGTCTTTGTACACATTTAGGCTGTATTCCAGCTTATGCTCCAAGTGAAAAATTATTTAAATGCGCTTGTCATGGCGGTGAATTTGATACAAGCGGTAAAAATGTATTTGGTCCTCCTCCAAGACCTTTAGATATCCCACCTTTTAGAATAGAAGGAACAAAATTAGTTTTAGGAGAAGAAGGTCCAGAGTATAAAAAAATGATGGAGGAAGCTTAA
- a CDS encoding ubiquinol cytochrome c oxidoreductase, cytochrome c subunit — translation MRELKIFFVVVFFTGLVYWGVEPFAHSVMNPHSSPANFDFAKADEEFFQKEIEAKTKALEEAKASGNEKAIIATQKALELLQSQEQSTKQMWEKISKIDFSKANAQKGKEIFEGNCIACHGVKAAGIPASITDSSLGVTPPDLSDAGSIYDEKFLAALIIDPVKAMQISHKFNDEKPFLMPAYPLSGDDTKDGQDLADLIAFLKDTAVKYEKDFEDTTKKELEAKYAKNQELSQEAKNSLIAKELQFAKDKQVFENACGRCHDVKYDGFVSSSNMDDLKNYLGMTPPDLSMMIRSKGRDYLDIFINEPQKKIHGTAMPRVGLNEKAQEQVVDYLEKVGDSKKEEREQTGIYIMIFFVILSIFAIGWKRSVWSKLH, via the coding sequence ATGAGAGAATTAAAAATATTTTTCGTAGTTGTATTTTTTACAGGTTTAGTATACTGGGGGGTTGAACCATTTGCACATTCAGTGATGAACCCACATTCAAGCCCTGCAAATTTTGATTTTGCAAAAGCTGATGAAGAATTTTTTCAAAAGGAAATTGAAGCAAAAACAAAGGCTTTAGAAGAAGCTAAAGCTTCTGGTAATGAAAAAGCTATTATTGCTACACAAAAAGCTTTAGAACTTTTACAAAGTCAAGAACAAAGCACTAAACAAATGTGGGAAAAAATTTCAAAAATTGATTTTTCAAAAGCAAACGCGCAAAAAGGTAAAGAAATTTTTGAAGGAAATTGTATAGCATGTCATGGTGTAAAAGCCGCAGGAATTCCAGCTAGTATTACAGATTCTTCTTTGGGTGTTACTCCACCTGATTTAAGTGATGCGGGTAGTATTTATGATGAGAAATTTTTAGCTGCGTTGATTATAGATCCAGTTAAAGCTATGCAAATTTCACATAAATTTAATGATGAAAAACCTTTTTTAATGCCTGCTTATCCTTTAAGTGGAGATGATACTAAAGATGGACAAGATTTAGCTGATTTAATAGCATTTTTAAAAGATACTGCTGTTAAATATGAAAAAGATTTTGAAGATACAACAAAAAAAGAATTAGAAGCAAAATATGCTAAAAATCAAGAATTATCCCAAGAAGCTAAGAATTCTTTAATAGCAAAAGAACTTCAATTTGCAAAAGATAAGCAAGTTTTTGAAAATGCTTGTGGAAGATGTCATGATGTTAAGTATGATGGGTTTGTTTCTAGTTCAAATATGGATGATTTGAAAAATTATCTTGGTATGACACCTCCTGATTTATCAATGATGATTAGATCTAAAGGAAGAGATTATCTTGATATTTTTATTAACGAACCTCAAAAGAAAATTCATGGCACAGCTATGCCTAGAGTAGGTTTAAACGAAAAAGCTCAAGAGCAAGTTGTTGATTATCTTGAAAAAGTTGGCGATAGCAAAAAAGAAGAAAGAGAACAAACTGGAATTTATATTATGATTTTCTTTGTTATCTTAAGTATTTTTGCTATTGGTTGGAAAAGATCGGTTTGGTCAAAACTTCATTAA
- a CDS encoding ubiquinol cytochrome c oxidoreductase, cytochrome b subunit, which translates to MAQIKKATGIIDWLDQRLAVNKLFNVLMAQYWIPKQINFLWAMGVILTTLFAILFISGLFLVMYYKPDVALAFDSVNKTIMQEVEYGWLWRHMHGVAASIIFLIIYIHMLTGIYYGSYKKGREMIWVSGMLLFVVFSAEAFSGYMLPWGQMSFWAAQVITQLFGGIPFIGDALVVWIRGDFAVSDPTLTRFFMLHVCLLPIVILAIIAFHFYSLRIPHVNNEISEEIDFDLEAEKYLAGDTKGSKVIPFWPGFLAKDFMYISLFMIFFFYLVSFKFNFAMDPINFDPANSLKTPAHIYPEWYFLWSYEVLRGFFFDIGSIKAFDIGLAAFGIAQIIFFLLPWLDRSDVVKPAHERPMFFVWFWVLLIDMIVLTVYGKLPPTGINAWIGFYASMVFLLLLLVVLPIITIMERKRG; encoded by the coding sequence ATGGCACAGATTAAAAAAGCTACTGGTATCATTGATTGGCTCGATCAAAGATTGGCTGTAAATAAGCTCTTTAATGTTTTAATGGCACAATATTGGATACCAAAACAAATTAATTTCTTATGGGCAATGGGTGTTATTTTAACAACACTTTTTGCAATACTTTTTATATCAGGTTTATTTTTGGTAATGTATTACAAACCTGATGTAGCTTTGGCTTTTGATAGTGTAAATAAAACTATTATGCAAGAAGTTGAATATGGTTGGCTTTGGCGTCATATGCATGGTGTAGCTGCTTCAATTATATTTTTGATTATTTATATTCATATGCTTACTGGAATTTATTATGGATCTTATAAAAAAGGTCGTGAGATGATTTGGGTAAGCGGTATGCTTTTGTTTGTTGTATTTTCAGCAGAAGCTTTTAGTGGATATATGTTACCTTGGGGACAAATGAGCTTTTGGGCTGCTCAGGTTATCACTCAACTTTTTGGCGGTATTCCATTTATTGGTGATGCTTTGGTGGTTTGGATAAGAGGAGATTTTGCAGTTTCAGATCCAACTTTAACAAGATTTTTTATGCTACATGTTTGTTTGTTGCCTATAGTTATTTTAGCAATCATAGCTTTCCATTTTTATTCATTAAGAATTCCTCATGTAAATAATGAAATTTCAGAAGAAATTGATTTTGATTTAGAAGCTGAAAAATATTTAGCTGGCGATACTAAAGGTTCTAAGGTTATACCTTTTTGGCCAGGATTTTTAGCAAAAGATTTTATGTATATTTCATTGTTTATGATTTTCTTCTTTTATTTGGTTAGTTTTAAATTTAATTTTGCAATGGATCCTATCAACTTTGATCCTGCAAATTCATTAAAAACTCCAGCGCATATCTACCCTGAGTGGTATTTTTTATGGAGTTATGAAGTATTAAGAGGATTTTTCTTTGATATTGGAAGTATCAAAGCTTTTGATATTGGTTTGGCTGCATTTGGTATAGCACAAATTATCTTTTTCTTATTACCATGGCTTGATAGAAGTGATGTAGTAAAACCAGCGCATGAAAGACCGATGTTTTTTGTTTGGTTTTGGGTATTATTAATAGACATGATTGTATTAACAGTATATGGAAAACTTCCTCCAACAGGCATTAATGCTTGGATAGGATTTTATGCATCTATGGTATTTTTATTGTTATTATTAGTGGTATTGCCAATTATTACAATTATGGAAAGAAAAAGGGGCTAA